The Solanum pennellii chromosome 11, SPENNV200 genome contains a region encoding:
- the LOC107003482 gene encoding uncharacterized protein LOC107003482 codes for MGVTIHAKSDSEVTSIDACSPRRALYYVQSPSHSQQHDVEKMSYGSSPFGSPTHHYHCSPIHHSRESSTSRFSSSLKNNQLAVWKRIPGTNHDEDNEAEAENGEDIDYDNHSRSVKFYVVCFLFSFIVLFTIFSLILWAASLPYKPKVFVKGMVIENLNVQAGIDGTGVQTDMLNLNSTVRIYYRNPASFYGVHVSATLLELHYYRLKLASGQMKKFYEARKSKRIVVVVVQGHQIPLYGAISVLSDAKKQIQSVSLPLNLTFLVRSTAYILGRLVKPNFSIHISCQLTLKGNHLGKHINLTNSHSCTYS; via the exons atGGGAGTAACAATACATGCGAAATCGGACTCAGAGGTTACTAGTATTGACGCATGTTCGCCAAGAAGAGCACTGTATTATGTTCAGAGTCCATCACACTCTCAGCAACATGATGTTGAGAAAATGTCATATGGATCTAGCCCATTTGGGTCACCAACTCATCACTACCACTGCTCTCCCATTCACCATTCACGTGAATCCTCTACTTCTAGATTCtcttcttctttgaaaaataatcaaCTAGCTGTCTGGAAGAGAATACCCGGAACTAATCATGACGAGGATAATGAGGCTGAGGCTGAAAACGGTGAAGATATAGACTATGATAATCATAGCAGATCTGTCAAGTTCTATGTGGTCtgctttctcttttcttttattgtgtTGTTCACCATCTTCTCTCTCATACTTTGGGCTGCTAGTCTACCTTACAAACCCAAAGTCTTTGTTAAG GGTATggttattgaaaatttaaatgtaCAAGCAGGAATAGATGGTACTGGGGTACAAACGGATATGTTGAATCTAAATTCAACAGTGAGGATATATTATCGGAACCCAGCGAGTTTTTATGGAGTGCATGTCTCAGCTACACTACTTGAActtcattattacaggctcaaGCTCGCCTCTGGTCAA ATGAAGAAGTTCTATGAGGCAAGGAAGAGTAAGAGGATTGTGGTGGTGGTTGTTCAAGGCCATCAAATTCCATTGTATGGTGCAATATCAGTTCTTAGTGATGCTAAAAAACAGATTCAGAGTGTGTCTCTACCTCTCAACTTAACATTCCTAGTAAGATCAACAGCGTATATATTGGGAAGGCTTGTGAAGCCCAACTTCTCTATTCATATCTCTTGTCAACTAACTCTTAAAGGCAATCACCTAGGCAAACACATCAATTTGACCAACTCTCATTCTTGTACTTATTCATGA